One Ranitomeya imitator isolate aRanImi1 chromosome 1, aRanImi1.pri, whole genome shotgun sequence DNA window includes the following coding sequences:
- the LOC138657156 gene encoding G-protein coupled receptor 151-like codes for MNVSRWSLEEPTVGPLVTVVLPSLLTLVCLAAVVGNLLLITILLQDCRRGRWSVMNCLVVHVGGADLLLALLCLPLQIATYAQQSWLFGGVLCKMAEWFLHSCLAAKSFTLAAIAYVRCQHVLTPPRLLPCGCGQLAALLLSSWAGSLLLPLPLLLYAQLSVDRGTITCGFRVPDDASSFMDAFSKLYPLLAYVLPMVFSFCCYIRALRRRERRIRMPDPRAVSRRTTSMLMSVSLAFDAMWLPEWIVWIWSRHSGSGLLQPPSALMAVAHMILFLNCTINPAVFLAVSDEFREGLKNLWTACRQCDGSGVSRAENGSDMGTNTVQSLQDLHSTPALRASQDSKTKDEKILPDVEHFWQDRRNTTAGEENDPMPWEHQEKP; via the coding sequence ATGAACGTGTCCCGGTGGTCCCTGGAGGAGCCCACGGTCGGGCCATTGGTGACAGTGGTGCTGCCGTCGCTCCTGACCCTTGTCTGCCTGGCCGCGGTGGTCGGGAACCTGCTTCTGATCACCATCTTGCTCCAGGACTGCAGGAGGGGCAGGTGGTCAGTGATGAACTGCCTGGTGGTCCATGTGGGGGGCGCAGACCTGCTGCTCGccctcctctgcctgcccctgcagATCGCCACCTATGCGCAGCAGTCCTGGCTCTTCGGGGGCGTCCTCTGTAAGATGGCGGAGTGGTTCCTGCACAGCTGCCTGGCAGCGAAGAGCTTCACCCTGGCAGCCATCGCCTATGTCCGTTGCCAGCATGTGCTGACGCCTCCGCGGCTCCTCCCCTGCGGCTGTGGACAGCTAGCGGCTCTGCTGCTCTCCTCGTGGGCAGGGTCTCTGCTGCTGCCACTGCCACTCCTGCTCTATGCACAGCTCTCCGTAGACCGGGGCACCATTACCTGCGGCTTTCGCGTCCCGGACGATGCCTCTAGCTTCATGGATGCTTTCAGCAAGCTGTACCCGCTGCTGGCATACGTGCTGCCCATGGTCTTCTCCTTCTGCTGCTACATCAGGGCTCTGCGGAGGCGGGAGCGCAGGATCAGGATGCCCGACCCCCGCGCCGTTAGCCGCAGAACCACCTCCATGCTCATGAGCGTGAGCCTGGCTTTTGATGCCATGTGGCTTCCTGAGTGGATTGTGTGGATATGGTCCCGGCACAGTGGCTCTGGCCTCCTGCAGCCCCCCAGTGCCCTCATGGCCGTGGCCCACATGATTCTCTTCTTGAACTGCACCATTAACCCCGCAGTATTTCTGGCCGTGTCCGATGAGTTCAGGGAAGGACTGAAGAACCTGTGGACAGCGTGCAGACAATGCGATGGCTCCGGTGTGTCCAGAGCAGAGAATGGCTCAGACATGGGGACCAACACTGTCCAGTCCCTGCAGGACCTACACTCCACCCCTGCACTCCGAGCTTCTCAAGACTCCAAAACCAAGGACGAGAAAATCCTTCCAGATGTGGAACACTTCTGGCAAGATCGCAGGAATACCACAGCTGGAGAGGAGAATGACCCCATGCCCTGGGAGCACCAGGAGAAACCCTAA